Proteins encoded in a region of the Melospiza georgiana isolate bMelGeo1 chromosome 2, bMelGeo1.pri, whole genome shotgun sequence genome:
- the MBTPS2 gene encoding membrane-bound transcription factor site-2 protease, translating to MIPVPVVVTVLGGWCAVYLADTLLKSSNSLKASYEDWLLTYGLSVSPFHLRWQTALFNRQFYSWGRWKPKFLYLWFSVGMVFGIIAMFGSVILLGKTLLQTLTQMLTEAPKAQNDRMLQVVVPGVNLPISQLTYFFSAILISGVIHEVGHGVAAIREQVRFNGFGIFIFIVYPGAFVDLFTTHLQLISPVQQLRIFCAGVWHNFVLGVASFMVLFLLPAILFPFYYTGVGALVTEVAEDSPANGPRGLFVGDLVTNLQDCPVYNVEDWNSCLGDISEKSQVGYCVSAATLQQLSFPARVYRRLDGTVECCSNNSLTDICFSYSNKLDSHLYACLPARKVIEASKVCRTNMDCQKDFVPSFCVTPSLENQTRLIRVKHPPHIDMLYVGHPMHLQYTVSLSSFVPRQNFLSIDLPVVIETFCKYLISLSGALAVINAVPCFALDGQWILNSFLEATLSSLIVEKQNRELVGFLILLAGSALLAANVALGLWMVTAR from the exons ATGATCCCGGTGCCGGTGGTGGTGACCGTGCTGGGCGGCTGGTGCGCCGTGTACCTGGCGGACACGCTGCTCAAG TCCTCCAACTCTCTGAAGGCGTCCTACGAGGACTGGCTGCTGACGTACGGCCTGAGCGTCTCTCCCTTCCACCTGCGCTGGCAAACCGCGCTCTTCAACCGCCAGTTCTACAGCTGGGGCAGATGGAAACCCAAATTCCTCTACTTATG GTTCAGTGTAGGAATGGTGTTTGGAATCATTGCCATGTTTGGCTCTGTTATCCTGCTTGGGAAGAccctgctgcagacactgaCCCAGATGCTCACCGAGGCTCCGAAAGCCCAGAATGATCGAATGCTGCAGGTTGTG GTGCCTGGTGTCAATTTGCCCATCAGCCAGCTGACCTATTTCTTCTCTGCAATCCTCATCAGCGGTGTGATACATGAAGTCGGCCATGGGGTGGCAGCTATtcg aGAACAAGTACGATTTAATGGATTTGGAATTTTTATCTTCATTGTCTATCCTGGAGCCTTTGTTGACCTCTTCACAACTCACTTGCAGTTGATATCTCCTGTTCAGCAGTTAAGGATATTTTGTGCAG GGGTGTGGCATAATTTTGTTCTTGGTGTTGCCAGTTTCATGGTGTTGTTTCTGCTGCCAgccattctttttcctttctattaCACGGGTGTTGGGGCACTTGTCACTGAGGTAGCAGAG GATTCTCCTGCCAATGGACCAAGAGGTCTTTTTGTGGGAGACCTTGTCACTAACCTACAAGACTGCCCAGTCTATAATGTGGAAGACTGGAATTCCTGTCTGGGAGACATTTCAGAGAAGTCACAGGTCGGCTACTGTGTAAGTGCAGCCACCCTACAGCAATTAAGCTTTCCAGCTAGAG TTTACAGAAGACTTGATGGCACAGTAGAATGTTGTAGTAACAACAGCCTCACAGACATTTGCTTTTCATACAGCAATAAGTTGGACAGCCACCTG TATGCCTGTCTGCCAGCACGAAAAGTTATTGAAGCCAGCAAAGTTTGTCGAACCAACATGGACTGCCAGAAGGACTTTGTTCCAAGCTTTTGTGTGACTCCTTCTTTGGAGAACCAAACAAGGCTCATCAGGGTAAAGCATCCTCCCCATATTGACATGCTCTATGTAGGACACCCCATGCATCTTCAGTACACAG taagTCTCAGCAGTTTTGTACCACGACAAAACTTTCTAAGTATCGATCTGCCTGTGGTGATAGAGACATTTTGCAA GTACCTCATCTCACTATCAGGAGCACTGGCAGTTATCAATGCTGTGCCCTGCTTCGCTTTGGATGGTCAGTGGATAttaaattccttcctggaaGCCACACTGAGCTCCCTAATtgtagaaaaacaaaacagagagcTTGTTGGCTTTTTGATTTTGCTTGCTGGGAGTGCACTTTTGGCTGCCAATGTTGCACTGGGACTTTGGATGGTGACGGCGCGATAG